The nucleotide sequence AAAATCCGTCAAAGTCTAGATCACACGATCATGTGATGCTGCTAAAACCTCatgtaaaccttgtgctatccttggaactttaaggttgggagttgggtcatctagaccccacaagacagtgcacctTTGTGGACGTAgtgataacacatcaatgtaagggtagggtcatacaatagcacaagggttagagatGCAGAAGCAAagatttagatttaaatattcaGCAGACATTTTCACCCAAAGGAAccaacaaaaaaggagaaaacagacaatataagggtggggtcataggatagcacaggggttaaacaaaagcacatttttactttttaaaagacatGAAAATACTAATGTACTTAGATTCAGAATTCACTTCAGTCTCATTTATAGTTTGTTGAAAATGTAGATTTAGAAGCTTGTTGTTCAAAGCTGTGAACAAACGTGgggaagtagaaaaaaaacctctaaagTAACTTGAAGGAGGAGCTGTTATTCACAGAAAGAGGAACCATTTCTGTCCAGAGTTCGTCTCGGCTTCAGCCTCTGACAGAAAGACTGAGACAAGAAGAGACagagaagagcagaggagagAACAATGTTTGACTTCACATCACTTCACTTCCCTCTGTTTCTGACATGGATGCTCACATTTACAGGTAAGAAACATGACAGAGATTCAAACATGACCTTTCTGAAAGCATGGAACATGACTTGTTGTGTTCTTAATGCTAATGACAGCAGGCTGCTAACCACATTGACTTCAGTGTATTCTTTAAACATGCATGTTAAATGTCTAAGATGTTCATGAAAAGGATCAACagaacatgtttgtgtttctctctttctctaAACTGTAGAGGCTCAAACATTTGAACAGAAGACTGTCAGAGTTGGAGATGAAGTCActttgaaatgtgaaaatggaaatgatttcaATGATGGATGTTCCAGAATCACCTGGCTGTACAGtaattcaaaacaaacatttacccTGTTTGAACTCAGGAAGATTCACAAAGATGTTGGATCTAAATCAGACAGACTGAGTCTTACAGAGAAATGTTCTCTGGTGATAAAGAAGATCACAGATGAAGATGCTGGAAGTTACACCTGCAGACAGTTCAGCATATCAGGACAACAGGAAACAGATTTTCAGGTTGGACTGAATGTTATAAAGAGTAAGTTttgattttaatatttgaaGTTTTAAATTTGTGAATATGAGAATGAAGCATACAACAACTGATATGCAGACATGATGAAAATTTCTATTGTTTGATCTTTTGTAGTTTATATAGTTTCTAATTTCTAAATATGAAATTAATGGCAAATATAAGCAGATGCTGTGTGAGAAACAGCTATTATTTTTCCAATAGAAAATGATTTCTTATAGATTTTCTCACATACACCAGAGGACACTTGTTGCATCAAACTTCTCCTTTCTCATCTTCCAGAAAATGATGTCAGATCAACTAGGgaaacacttaaaccaacatcCAAACCATCTTCTGCATCAACATCTGCAGCTGAATCCACAACAACCTCAGAATCAGTTCTGTCTACATCCAAACCATCAACTGCAACAGATCATCTCTCTAAAGCAGGTATGTGGTCGATGTCATCGTCTCATCTGAAGATGAAGTCACCAAACAAACATGAAGGTTGTCAGAAAAACCCAGAGAGAATGTTTTAGAGCTGAGGGTTCAACTCatagctgtcaatcaaaagacaAAGTCTCTGTTTTTGCTCAAACTTCCAGTCAAACATAAAATGACTCGACATGGAAATAATGATGTAGTTACTTGTTTAACAAAACACCACTAGTTACTTTATGAGGAGTTCGTCTCATCTGTAAAGTTCAACACTTCTGAAACCATCAGAGAATAAATGTGATGCTTAAACacagaaaaggttcagaattgAACCAACAACTAATCACTCAGTATTtagctgctcttcctcctgaGGTTCTTCCATCTGCTTGAAGAACTCTTTCCACCACCAGACACAATTCAAAGTTGGAGGTTAGCAGCACTTCACCCATCCCAACTAAAtgtcctgtaacccttgtgctatcctaggcactttaacattgggagttgggtcatctagacccactagatagtgcgctgaaccttttttcttcaatgattagtgatctcactggtgtccatggattacatgaaatcctcttcaccttcatCATTTAGGGAGAACACAGGTCAGGTAGGGAGAACACaaacgtaagggtggggtcataggatagcacaagggttagagatTCAGAAGCAGagatttagatttaaatatttagcaGACATTTTCACCCAAAGGAACcaacagaaaaaggagaaaacagacaaaaaacaggtCAGCATCATAAAGGGTAAAATATTACtgtaagaaaaattaaaacagagtttcattttttctaaatgcGTCTTGGAAGTTGCACAAGGATTCAGTTTCAACCTTCCTTAAAGATTGCAAATAGAGCTGCTGGAAGACTCAACATCGaggtttttttattcagagcaatTGACTGTACCAGACGCAAAAGTCTTAAAGTGTCTTGAGCTGTCTGAGTTTCTGTGATGAACTGAAGGAGTCACatgactaagaaaaaaaaattctgcaaatACTTCAAACTGCATTAGCAGATGActgtactcagaaatgcatgaatggatcaaaatacaatTTGGGGGTTTCTTATAGTTAGGAATAAACATTGCAAAAagcttaaaagctcaaaaagttgattttacatGAGATTGTCACGGCTGGAGGGACGGAAACCCAAGTGCAGAGCGGAATCAGGTCGAGACTCAAGAATGCGCTTAGGAGCGATTTAATACTAACAGAAAGCGGCACAAGGTGggatcacaaaacacaaaaaacctcCTCAAGAGAAGGAATACTGCAAAAGCCAAAAAAAGGGAACAACCAAGCTCAGACAAAAGGCCAAAGGACAAAACAGACCTCAGTGTCAGCTGAGCATGAAAACCACTGACCTAACAGGGACACACCAACACTGAGGACTGAGTAACATCAACTTAAATAAGCATGAttgcaaagtgcaggcagctgtgcacTCCTCCACGGAGAGGACCAGACAGGAAAGGGAGGGGCCATCCAGGAGGAGTGACAGCGGACCTGCAAAACACAGAGGcagtcaggaaacagaacagCAAAACACCACAGTGTcagatataggccctttaaatgactttttcccACAGTTTGATGTGTCATAATTTGACTAGATTTATTTTAAGTGTCACTATTTTGTTATTGCTTtggtttttgtctatttttaaaggttttcttgttgattttgcatttttacctGTACAGTTCTTTtatcaacatttttcaaaaagtgttttataaataaacctttagctgcagcttctgctggTCACAAACCACACAGCTGCTTTAACTTGAACAGACTTAAAATCCAATGAGATGCTGTGGAGAAAAGAGCTGTAACTTTTTCTAACTTTTCCTTGATGTTTTCTCTGTTGATGCTCCAGACATGACAGCAGTGATCATTGCAGCTGTAATTGTTGCAGCATGCTTACTAGTTGTTGTCGTGTTGATGGGATGGAGGAGGATTAAAGGTGAGAACGTTCCTGCTGCTGAAAACAGaagattattttaaatgaatttctgattctgaatttAAATCTGActtcttttctgcagaaagaaaaacacaaattgagGAAAATATGGTGAGTTTTTGACCTAAATAATGACAACTTGGACTTTTATAGTGATTACTCTGTGGCCATGTTTCTAAGCTCTGTTTGTTGattctgctgctccacacagaGTTTGACCTTCTTTAAAGTTACTTTCCTTAAACTTAGTTTAAGGGAGACTAAAAAACTCTCACTGTAACAAACTGGCctagccacaagggggcagtAAAGCAATAGTTTCCCACTTGAGCTAGAGCCCTGTTTGCTTTGCAGCTAACCCTACTGGTTAGCAAGGGGGCTAATCCAGAAAGCAGGTAATGCTAGTTAcaacggtaagtttgaggccaaggaagttgataacctcagctttcggttccaaaacagaggtatgtttcgggtatgtcaagttgccatagcaactcatgctctgtgcataacctggtctggagcaagtttagttgaaggttagtttgttttattttttattttgttgcaagAATTAAAGTTAGAATCAGAGTCATGACACGTGTCTAATTATTATATTTTGCAACTCCACACTGTGTCATTCATTTTAACAAGATAATAATGAGGACATCTGCGGCCTCAAACTGaaacatatgagagttcaagaagtacaataaaaattaagatggaaaaacatttaatttaattgaagTATAATGACAtttaggccgcatttacactgcatggttcaagtgacccaattctgattttttcctctcatgtggcacagatcagatatgaccggtgaacgtgtaagcaggaaaaaaacgcatggattttgtttttctcagctcggattcaggcctcattcatatgtggaaataaatcggatacgaatcggaaacgtgcatttgcgtgtgccatgtaagcagacaaatcggatattccccagtagaTGAGAGTcatacgtcagtgacgtcaactcaggagaccaccaactgagatcacatgacttatgaaggtgcttttgtgcactgattttgctgttccaggacagctggagccccatcagcgtgttaccCTTCAGCCTCAGGCTTTGTAATTTCCGGTCcgatcaaactgttagtgcaccacaacgtctgcaaacacttcctcattcaaaactcagagagagcacatgagccggccgagcagccctcctttttcctctcccgcgcatcccctctcgcctccttccgtcgctgcgttgcctccatgacaaccgcagtcacacaaaagtccaaaggaggtccgcggaaggcggaaatgctgctatgtagtcctcagaacatctacgtttgatagtttcagcattgtagagtgtaaatgcaaaaatcggatacagGTCACTTtgaaaagatgatgtaagcgggtcgtcaaaaaaatcggatatggtcagaaaatcggattt is from Oryzias latipes chromosome 7, ASM223467v1 and encodes:
- the LOC105358101 gene encoding uncharacterized protein LOC105358101; the protein is MFDFTSLHFPLFLTWMLTFTEAQTFEQKTVRVGDEVTLKCENGNDFNDGCSRITWLYSNSKQTFTLFELRKIHKDVGSKSDRLSLTEKCSLVIKKITDEDAGSYTCRQFSISGQQETDFQVGLNVIKKNDVRSTRETLKPTSKPSSASTSAAESTTTSESVLSTSKPSTATDHLSKADMTAVIIAAVIVAACLLVVVVLMGWRRIKERKTQIEENMLQTPPEDVGSYASIRFSRNTNNRQQVVDKDDEGDAVTYSTVKVSSSYAHVHTDPISLH